A single genomic interval of Saccharospirillum mangrovi harbors:
- a CDS encoding MFS transporter encodes MSSDSTAAYTFPAQRPWILAATILASAMAFIDGSVVTLALPILRTDLDASLAQLLWILNAYTLLLGALLMVGGGAGDRLGRRRIFTLGTAIFALASLGCALAPNPTALIAARAVQGVGAALLVPQSLAIISATYPAGERGRAIGLWAGASALTTALGPAFGGVLMELFSWRAAFWINLPLALIVLWLTRHYMPESRDPDASGGLDWGGVLIAGLACGLLTLGLTVLTEGQSGSSLRAWLLIVPGLVGLVGFFFYEGRVRQALAPPALFRSRAFTGTNLMTLLVYGALAGVMFLIPIDLIERRGLSPSQVGLAMLPFGLIIGLLSSQAGKLGDRFGARPMLVLGSVLVGLGIAGLVPQWTSFWLGVEVPLCVMSLGMATLVSPLTTAVMNSVPDHRAGAASGINNTASRLAGLFAIAGVGACAAALFRALNAGVGQFGLFPPPGDANYDATLNAYHGALAGSLALMAVCALLAAILAAWLVPGKNAPVEASA; translated from the coding sequence ATGTCCTCCGATTCGACCGCCGCTTATACCTTTCCGGCACAACGTCCCTGGATACTGGCGGCCACCATTCTGGCCTCTGCCATGGCCTTTATTGATGGTTCAGTGGTCACGCTCGCCTTACCCATTCTGCGCACCGATCTCGACGCCTCCCTGGCGCAATTACTGTGGATTTTGAACGCCTACACCCTGCTGCTCGGCGCCTTGCTGATGGTCGGCGGTGGCGCAGGCGACCGGCTCGGCCGGCGGCGCATTTTCACCCTCGGTACGGCGATTTTCGCCCTGGCATCGCTCGGTTGTGCGCTGGCGCCGAACCCGACTGCTTTGATTGCCGCCCGCGCCGTTCAGGGCGTCGGCGCAGCGCTGCTGGTACCGCAGAGTCTGGCGATTATTTCGGCGACTTATCCGGCTGGCGAGCGCGGTCGTGCCATTGGTCTGTGGGCCGGAGCTTCGGCGTTAACCACGGCACTCGGTCCGGCGTTCGGTGGTGTGTTGATGGAGCTGTTCAGCTGGCGCGCCGCGTTCTGGATCAACCTGCCATTGGCGCTGATTGTGTTGTGGCTGACCCGACATTACATGCCGGAAAGCCGCGACCCGGATGCCAGCGGCGGGCTCGATTGGGGCGGCGTGCTGATCGCCGGTCTCGCCTGTGGCTTGCTGACGCTGGGTCTGACGGTGCTGACCGAAGGCCAGAGCGGCAGCAGCCTGCGCGCCTGGTTGCTGATCGTGCCGGGCCTGGTCGGCCTGGTCGGCTTTTTCTTCTACGAAGGCCGGGTGCGGCAAGCGCTGGCACCGCCGGCCCTGTTTCGCAGTCGCGCTTTTACCGGCACTAATCTGATGACGTTGCTGGTCTACGGCGCGTTGGCCGGCGTGATGTTTTTGATCCCGATTGATCTGATTGAGCGACGCGGCCTGTCGCCGTCGCAAGTGGGTCTGGCGATGTTGCCGTTCGGTTTGATCATCGGTTTGCTGTCGAGCCAGGCTGGCAAACTGGGCGACCGTTTCGGTGCCCGGCCGATGCTGGTGCTGGGATCGGTGCTGGTCGGGCTTGGCATCGCCGGTCTGGTGCCGCAGTGGACATCGTTCTGGCTGGGCGTGGAAGTGCCCTTGTGTGTGATGTCGCTCGGTATGGCAACGCTGGTGTCGCCGCTGACCACGGCAGTGATGAATTCCGTGCCAGACCATCGCGCCGGTGCGGCGTCCGGCATCAACAACACCGCCAGTCGATTGGCCGGTCTGTTCGCCATCGCCGGTGTCGGCGCTTGCGCCGCAGCGCTGTTCCGGGCGCTGAATGCCGGCGTCGGCCAGTTTGGCTTGTTCCCGCCGCCGGGCGATGCGAATTACGACGCCACCTTGAATGCCTATCACGGCGCGCTGGCGGGCAGTCTGGCGTTGATGGCGGTGTGTGCCTTGCTGGCGGCGATATTGGCAGCCTGGCTGGTGCCGGGAAAAAACGCCCCGGTGGAGGCGTCGGCATGA
- a CDS encoding GNAT family N-acetyltransferase — translation MDIRIAQSADLDAWADLRLALWPWNEREDLLQGSRVMLDNAHEVAFIAWQDDQPIGLIEGQIRRGDDAQLYGHVEGWYVVDAARGKGVGGKLMDALSQWFLHHHIRTLFSDTIPDYPLSPAAHRAAGFEEVDRIIIFRKRLDTDTNR, via the coding sequence ATGGACATTCGCATCGCACAATCAGCCGACCTGGACGCCTGGGCGGATTTGCGCCTGGCGTTGTGGCCCTGGAATGAGCGTGAAGACTTGCTTCAGGGAAGCCGTGTCATGCTAGACAACGCCCATGAAGTGGCGTTCATCGCCTGGCAGGACGATCAGCCCATTGGGCTGATCGAAGGCCAGATTCGGCGCGGTGATGACGCACAGCTCTACGGCCATGTCGAAGGCTGGTACGTGGTGGACGCGGCGCGCGGCAAAGGCGTTGGGGGTAAGTTGATGGACGCCTTGTCGCAGTGGTTTTTGCACCATCACATCCGCACGCTGTTTTCCGACACCATCCCGGATTACCCATTGTCTCCGGCCGCACACCGGGCGGCGGGTTTCGAGGAAGTCGACCGCATTATCATTTTCCGCAAACGCCTGGACACAGACACCAACCGTTGA
- a CDS encoding DHA2 family efflux MFS transporter permease subunit gives MSIDSSASQPAVNRTLIVALLIAGAFVTILNQTLMLVAIPAISAEFNAEPSLVQWVTTAFMLANGILIPVSAVLIDRYSDRVLYLTALGIFVAGTLIGAFSTSFAMLLVARIVQGAAAGLIIPMIQTLVMSLFPPHRRGAAMGLVGLAIAFAPAIGPTLSGWIVEHLSWRALFILMLPISALVWLATAFFMTNVTPRRDRPIDALSVVLSTFGWGGLLYGFSVAGSHGWGSQEVLIALIGGAVSLTWFVHRQTRLSQPLLDMAVFRSPVFTLTTALCTLIFLLMIGVMTLIPIYVQNALELGALVSGLVLLPGAIINGVMSPVAGRLYDRFGIGHLAPLGFALISLAIFLLMQLGTDASPWSIAAFVTLLMFGVSLLFLPLVTAGINALPHALIAHATAMNNTLRMVGASVGTALLVTVMSWPLARAGANVAHAAAMADGVHLAFGAALLLALLGLVGSLWLWRLVSRPPVDDVQAH, from the coding sequence ATGTCCATCGATTCATCAGCTTCCCAGCCTGCGGTTAATCGAACGCTCATCGTTGCGCTGCTGATCGCCGGCGCTTTTGTCACCATTTTGAACCAGACTTTGATGCTGGTGGCGATTCCCGCCATCAGCGCCGAATTTAACGCTGAGCCGAGTCTGGTGCAGTGGGTGACCACGGCGTTCATGCTCGCCAACGGCATTCTGATTCCGGTCTCGGCGGTGTTGATCGACCGTTATTCCGACCGGGTGCTGTATCTGACGGCGCTGGGCATCTTTGTGGCCGGCACCTTGATCGGCGCGTTTTCGACGTCTTTTGCCATGTTGCTGGTCGCACGCATCGTTCAGGGCGCAGCGGCGGGACTGATTATTCCGATGATTCAAACCCTGGTGATGTCGCTGTTTCCGCCGCATCGCCGTGGCGCGGCCATGGGTCTGGTCGGCCTGGCGATTGCCTTTGCGCCGGCCATTGGTCCGACCTTGTCGGGCTGGATCGTTGAGCATTTGTCGTGGCGGGCATTGTTTATTCTGATGCTGCCGATCAGCGCGCTGGTCTGGCTGGCGACGGCCTTCTTTATGACCAATGTGACGCCGCGTCGTGACCGCCCGATTGATGCGCTGTCGGTGGTGCTGTCGACCTTCGGCTGGGGCGGTTTACTGTACGGTTTCAGCGTCGCTGGCAGCCACGGCTGGGGCAGCCAGGAAGTGTTGATTGCGCTGATCGGCGGTGCGGTGAGTCTGACTTGGTTTGTGCACCGTCAAACGCGTTTGTCGCAGCCGTTGCTCGACATGGCGGTGTTCCGCAGCCCGGTGTTTACGCTGACCACGGCGCTGTGCACGCTCATCTTCCTGTTGATGATTGGCGTGATGACGCTGATTCCGATCTACGTGCAGAACGCCCTCGAGTTAGGCGCGTTGGTGTCGGGCTTGGTGTTGTTGCCGGGCGCCATTATCAACGGCGTGATGTCGCCGGTTGCTGGCCGGCTTTACGATCGTTTCGGCATTGGTCATCTGGCACCGCTGGGCTTCGCGCTGATCTCGCTGGCGATCTTCCTGCTGATGCAGTTGGGCACCGACGCCTCGCCCTGGTCGATTGCCGCGTTCGTGACCTTGTTGATGTTCGGCGTGTCGCTGCTGTTCCTGCCGCTGGTCACCGCTGGCATCAATGCTTTGCCGCACGCCCTGATCGCCCACGCCACGGCGATGAACAACACCCTGCGCATGGTCGGTGCCTCAGTCGGTACCGCTTTGCTGGTGACGGTGATGAGTTGGCCGCTGGCCCGCGCCGGTGCCAATGTGGCGCATGCGGCGGCCATGGCCGATGGCGTGCATTTAGCCTTTGGCGCTGCCTTGTTGCTGGCGTTGCTGGGCCTGGTTGGTTCGCTGTGGTTGTGGCGTCTGGTGAGCCGCCCGCCTGTCGACGACGTGCAAGCGCACTGA
- a CDS encoding aldo/keto reductase codes for MTLDRITLANSSVSLSRLVYGAWRLADDADTSAAQVRRKIDAALAEGISSFDHADIYGDYQCEALFGRALMADADLRQRIELISKCDIALLSERFPERRVKHYDTSAGYIRQSVETSLRKLHTDHLDLLLLHRPDPLMDAAETGAALDALVKDGLVRSVGVSNFRPSQWQLLQSKMTQPLVANQIEMSVLERSAFTDGTLDHLQLEKRVPMAWSPLAGGRLFGTDPVAHRVKPLLEALAANHNGRTDLAALAWLLRHPAGIVPVVGTNAIQRIQGLAGALEIQIDRQTWFEIWTAAAGEEVP; via the coding sequence ATGACTCTCGACCGCATTACGCTTGCCAACAGTTCCGTGTCCTTAAGCCGTCTGGTGTACGGCGCCTGGCGTCTGGCTGACGACGCCGACACCAGCGCCGCCCAGGTGCGCCGAAAAATCGATGCTGCCCTTGCCGAAGGCATCAGCAGTTTTGACCACGCCGACATCTACGGCGATTACCAATGCGAAGCCTTATTCGGCCGCGCGCTGATGGCCGACGCCGACTTGCGTCAGCGCATCGAATTGATCAGCAAGTGCGACATCGCGCTGCTGTCTGAACGCTTCCCGGAGCGCCGCGTCAAACATTACGACACCAGCGCCGGCTACATTCGCCAGTCGGTGGAAACCAGTTTGCGCAAACTGCACACCGACCATCTCGATCTGCTGTTGCTGCACCGCCCGGACCCGTTAATGGACGCAGCCGAAACCGGCGCGGCGCTGGATGCCCTGGTAAAAGACGGCCTGGTGCGCAGCGTCGGTGTGTCCAATTTCCGGCCCAGCCAATGGCAACTGTTGCAGTCAAAAATGACACAGCCGCTGGTCGCCAATCAGATTGAAATGAGCGTGCTCGAGCGCAGCGCCTTTACCGACGGCACGCTCGATCATCTGCAACTGGAAAAGCGGGTGCCCATGGCCTGGTCACCGCTGGCCGGTGGGCGCTTGTTCGGCACCGACCCTGTCGCGCACCGGGTAAAGCCCTTGCTGGAAGCGCTGGCGGCCAATCACAATGGCCGCACCGATCTGGCCGCGCTGGCCTGGTTGCTGCGTCACCCGGCGGGCATTGTGCCGGTGGTCGGCACCAACGCCATTCAGCGCATTCAGGGCCTGGCCGGCGCGCTGGAGATTCAGATTGATCGCCAGACCTGGTTCGAAATCTGGACGGCCGCTGCCGGTGAAGAAGTGCCCTGA
- a CDS encoding YeiH family protein, with the protein MAFRLLFLATISLLLAQLPALRALGLGSLPLAIVAGMLYGNLFQPASGAAHSADQTRVLDFAQQRLLRLGIVLFGFNLTMQQVGALGWSVLLLDAVMIAVVLVVGIVLGERLFGLSREAAVLTAVGSAVCGAAAIMATEPLLKARQRDVALAVATVVLFGTLAMFSYPVLYRWTGMGADQFGVYIGSTVHEVAQAVAAGQSISDSAMRAAVVTKLVRVMLLAPVVVMLGFWLERRQAGSESRRGVAVPWFVLGFIASVGLNSVLALPDWLLIGLRGLSLFCLSLAMVALGIRTHWRTLQAAGLRPLALSALLFVMLLGGGLALNRLFYG; encoded by the coding sequence ATGGCATTTCGTCTGTTGTTTCTGGCGACCATAAGTTTGTTGTTGGCGCAGCTTCCGGCGCTGCGCGCCCTGGGGTTGGGCTCGTTGCCGTTAGCCATTGTGGCCGGGATGCTCTATGGCAATCTGTTCCAGCCAGCATCCGGTGCGGCTCACAGTGCAGATCAGACACGGGTGCTGGATTTTGCCCAGCAACGCTTGCTGCGGCTGGGCATTGTCTTATTTGGTTTCAATTTAACGATGCAGCAGGTCGGAGCGCTCGGTTGGTCGGTGTTGTTGCTCGACGCTGTGATGATTGCCGTGGTGCTGGTGGTGGGCATCGTTTTGGGTGAGCGACTGTTCGGACTCAGCCGTGAAGCGGCGGTGCTGACGGCCGTGGGTTCTGCCGTTTGTGGCGCGGCCGCCATTATGGCAACGGAGCCGTTGCTCAAAGCCCGCCAACGCGATGTGGCGCTGGCCGTGGCGACGGTGGTGTTGTTCGGCACGCTGGCGATGTTCAGTTACCCGGTGCTGTATCGCTGGACGGGTATGGGGGCCGATCAGTTTGGTGTCTACATCGGCAGCACGGTGCACGAAGTCGCTCAGGCGGTCGCTGCTGGTCAGTCGATCAGCGACAGCGCCATGCGCGCGGCCGTAGTGACCAAGCTGGTGCGCGTGATGCTGCTGGCGCCGGTGGTGGTGATGCTTGGGTTCTGGCTGGAGCGTCGTCAGGCCGGGTCTGAGTCGCGCCGGGGTGTTGCTGTGCCCTGGTTCGTGCTGGGTTTTATCGCGTCGGTGGGGCTCAACAGTGTGCTGGCGCTGCCCGATTGGTTGCTGATCGGCTTGCGCGGTCTGTCGCTGTTTTGTCTGAGTCTGGCGATGGTTGCGCTGGGCATTCGAACGCACTGGCGGACGTTGCAAGCGGCCGGTTTACGACCGCTGGCGTTATCCGCGTTGCTGTTTGTGATGCTGCTCGGCGGTGGCCTGGCGTTGAACCGGCTGTTTTATGGCTAG
- a CDS encoding LysR substrate-binding domain-containing protein, with the protein MNWTLRQLRLFEAVARLGKLTLAADEQAISQSAASQALRELETALGYNLLVRQGREKVLSNTGQQILPRVRQILQLTQSLALPDSNAVAGTLRLVASVSIACYLLPPMLADFAKRYPDSHTLMQIDNSRGVLEKVRKGQAQLGLIEGPALDAELLIQPWRDDELALFCAPEHALATHSTVSASVLAQQDWIVREQGSGTRAVLDAALQARGLVARPRLELSRQEAIKQSVRAGLGIGCLSAMAIVDEVAAGQVIRLNTDLDLRRRFAWVCSPEQRQQPLVRAFIEQLQAG; encoded by the coding sequence ATGAATTGGACGTTGCGACAACTGCGCTTGTTCGAAGCCGTCGCCCGACTGGGCAAACTCACACTGGCCGCCGACGAACAGGCGATCAGCCAGTCGGCCGCCAGCCAGGCATTGCGCGAATTGGAAACGGCGCTGGGTTACAACCTGCTGGTTCGCCAGGGGCGTGAAAAAGTGCTCAGCAACACCGGCCAGCAAATCCTGCCGCGCGTACGCCAGATTTTGCAGTTGACGCAAAGCCTGGCGCTGCCCGACAGCAACGCCGTGGCCGGTACCTTGCGGCTGGTCGCCAGTGTCAGCATCGCCTGTTATCTGCTGCCGCCGATGCTGGCCGATTTCGCCAAACGCTACCCGGACAGCCACACCCTGATGCAGATCGACAACAGCCGTGGCGTCCTGGAAAAGGTGCGCAAAGGTCAGGCACAACTGGGCTTGATTGAAGGCCCGGCGCTCGACGCCGAGTTACTGATTCAACCCTGGCGCGACGACGAACTGGCGCTGTTCTGCGCGCCTGAACACGCGCTGGCAACGCACTCAACAGTCAGCGCCAGCGTTCTGGCACAGCAGGATTGGATTGTTCGGGAACAGGGCTCAGGCACCCGGGCGGTTTTGGATGCAGCGCTGCAAGCGCGCGGCCTGGTCGCCCGGCCCCGGTTGGAGCTGAGCCGGCAGGAGGCCATCAAACAATCGGTGCGCGCCGGCCTGGGCATTGGTTGTCTGTCGGCTATGGCTATCGTCGATGAAGTCGCCGCCGGTCAGGTGATTCGCCTGAATACCGACCTGGATTTGCGCCGGCGTTTTGCCTGGGTCTGCTCGCCCGAACAGCGACAACAGCCGCTGGTTCGGGCCTTTATCGAGCAGCTACAAGCCGGTTAA
- a CDS encoding pirin family protein, translated as MSQAVKQVINLGFPWQTADPFLFCVHHLDNYPQGNAAMGPQASLAGRQIGQDFDWNRPWRMYHGDTVPGFPAHPHRGFETITVVTKGYVDHADSLGAAGRYGQGDTQWMTAGRGVQHSEMFPLLSEQDENHMELFQIWLNLPAKSKKVEPHFGMIWGDETPIVEQQDDAGRTTKIRVVAGLLHGHQAPPPPPDSWAADETNEVAVWTIHMEPGARWTLPAGSADLNRMLYFYRGDVAVVENTELAVRQGVQLLSNASVELVAGDAGADFLMLQGKPIAEPVVQYGPFVMNSEAEIHEAFSDFRRDEFGGWPWPRHDQVHDRPRGRFAKHADGRVEERG; from the coding sequence ATGAGCCAAGCCGTCAAACAGGTCATTAATCTGGGGTTTCCCTGGCAGACCGCCGATCCGTTTTTGTTCTGCGTGCACCACCTCGACAATTACCCCCAGGGCAACGCCGCCATGGGGCCGCAGGCGTCGCTGGCCGGTCGGCAAATCGGCCAGGATTTTGACTGGAACCGGCCCTGGCGCATGTACCACGGCGACACCGTGCCCGGTTTCCCGGCGCACCCGCATCGGGGTTTTGAAACCATCACCGTGGTGACTAAAGGCTACGTCGACCACGCCGATTCGCTCGGCGCTGCCGGTCGTTACGGCCAGGGCGACACCCAATGGATGACCGCCGGTCGCGGCGTCCAGCATTCAGAAATGTTCCCGCTGCTCAGCGAGCAGGACGAGAACCACATGGAGCTGTTCCAGATTTGGCTGAACCTGCCGGCCAAGAGCAAAAAGGTTGAGCCGCACTTCGGCATGATCTGGGGCGATGAAACGCCGATTGTCGAACAGCAGGACGACGCCGGTCGCACCACCAAAATACGTGTCGTCGCTGGCTTGCTGCACGGCCATCAGGCACCGCCGCCACCGCCGGATTCGTGGGCGGCGGACGAGACCAACGAAGTCGCGGTCTGGACCATTCACATGGAACCGGGCGCGCGCTGGACATTGCCGGCCGGTTCAGCCGATCTGAACCGCATGCTGTATTTCTATCGCGGCGATGTTGCCGTGGTGGAAAACACCGAGTTGGCAGTCCGTCAGGGCGTGCAGTTGCTGTCGAACGCGTCGGTGGAATTGGTCGCTGGCGACGCCGGGGCTGATTTTTTGATGCTGCAAGGAAAACCGATTGCCGAGCCGGTGGTGCAATACGGCCCGTTCGTAATGAACAGCGAAGCGGAAATTCACGAAGCCTTCAGCGATTTCCGCCGCGATGAATTCGGTGGCTGGCCCTGGCCGCGACACGACCAGGTGCACGACCGGCCACGCGGTCGCTTTGCCAAACACGCCGATGGCCGTGTGGAAGAACGCGGTTAA
- a CDS encoding universal stress protein: MSKLILVPVDGSEHSQKAIEFAADWAKTHDGKLHLLHVPEPMTGDEVLVMGGASLTLHATREELEEAGKGILAAAVNIAKGAGQSNVETSLVIGDPAHKIVAKAEELGVDMIVLGTRGLGEWKSLMLGSVSHKVMQLATCTCVTVR, encoded by the coding sequence ATGAGCAAACTCATACTGGTTCCGGTTGACGGTTCCGAACATTCGCAAAAAGCCATCGAATTTGCCGCTGACTGGGCCAAAACCCACGACGGCAAGCTGCATCTGCTGCACGTGCCCGAACCCATGACCGGCGATGAAGTACTGGTGATGGGCGGCGCTAGCCTGACACTGCACGCCACCCGCGAAGAGCTGGAAGAAGCCGGCAAAGGCATTCTGGCGGCGGCGGTCAACATCGCCAAAGGCGCGGGTCAGAGCAACGTTGAAACCTCGCTGGTGATCGGCGATCCGGCGCACAAGATCGTCGCCAAAGCCGAAGAACTGGGTGTGGATATGATCGTGCTCGGCACTCGCGGTCTGGGCGAATGGAAAAGCCTGATGCTCGGCAGCGTGTCACACAAAGTGATGCAGCTGGCGACCTGCACTTGCGTCACCGTGCGCTGA
- a CDS encoding DnaJ domain-containing protein — MNPITVLILLILALGVLFVYRRLPAAQRGAFRLRALIALALFGLAFLALTHRLYLLGALFALLVPFLRHLLPWLIRSLPFLARWYQRRQQRRGPSGGQRSKVAADIVAMELDHDTGAMTGQVLSGPFAGRDLADLQQQEFIELLQYCRQTDTDSARLLESYLDKRFGDSWRADDPNGHSDDHTPPSDNGSLSDAEAYDILGLEPGADRDAIVQAHRRLMQKLHPDHGGSAYLAARINAARAHLLASK; from the coding sequence GTGAACCCCATTACCGTACTGATTCTGCTGATTCTGGCGCTGGGCGTGTTGTTCGTTTATCGCCGCCTGCCGGCCGCCCAACGCGGTGCTTTTCGATTGCGGGCGTTAATCGCTTTGGCGCTGTTTGGGCTGGCGTTTCTGGCGTTGACGCATCGGCTCTATTTACTCGGCGCACTTTTTGCGCTGCTGGTGCCGTTTTTGCGCCATCTGCTGCCCTGGCTGATTCGCTCGCTGCCGTTTCTGGCGCGCTGGTATCAGCGTCGGCAGCAACGGCGCGGCCCCAGTGGCGGCCAACGTTCCAAAGTGGCCGCCGACATCGTTGCCATGGAACTCGACCACGACACCGGCGCCATGACCGGCCAGGTATTAAGCGGCCCGTTCGCCGGCCGCGATCTTGCCGATCTGCAACAGCAGGAATTCATCGAACTGCTGCAATACTGCCGCCAGACCGACACCGATTCGGCCCGTCTGCTGGAAAGTTACCTCGACAAACGCTTCGGTGATTCCTGGCGCGCCGACGACCCGAACGGCCACAGCGACGACCACACCCCACCGTCCGACAACGGCTCACTCAGCGACGCCGAAGCCTACGACATTCTCGGCCTCGAACCCGGCGCCGACCGCGACGCCATCGTCCAGGCACATCGCCGACTGATGCAGAAACTGCACCCCGACCACGGCGGCAGCGCTTATCTGGCGGCGCGCATCAACGCAGCGCGGGCGCATTTGCTGGCATCGAAGTGA
- the rfbB gene encoding dTDP-glucose 4,6-dehydratase yields MTKTTETEPMNILVTGGVGFIGSAFIRHLLATTPHRILNVDKLTYAANPATLADYQSNNAYRFVRGDIGDAALMRSLLADFQPDAVVHLAAESHVDRAIAQPADFMQTNVVGTYILLECCRDYWDALPPAAQSRFRFLHVSTDEVYGDLPRPGEAGYDPSHRFSERSAHAPNNPYAASKAASDHLVRAWHRTYGLPVLISHCSNNYGPFQFPEKLIPLAIGRALQQRPIPVYGNGEQIRDWLYVDDHARALYRVLTQGRVGESYNLGGDNEVTNLALVRRLCALLDQLKPAAQAYAQLIEFVADRPGHDRRYAIDHTKASTELGWQPETDFDAGLNATVAWYVSHPDWFDPRV; encoded by the coding sequence GTGACGAAGACCACCGAGACGGAACCGATGAACATTCTGGTGACCGGCGGCGTCGGCTTTATCGGCTCGGCGTTCATCCGCCATCTGCTGGCAACGACGCCGCATCGCATCCTGAATGTCGATAAGCTGACCTACGCCGCCAACCCGGCAACGCTGGCGGATTATCAGAGCAACAACGCTTATCGGTTTGTGCGCGGCGATATTGGCGATGCGGCGTTGATGCGTTCGCTGTTGGCCGATTTCCAGCCGGACGCCGTTGTCCATCTGGCGGCCGAAAGCCATGTTGATCGCGCCATCGCCCAACCGGCCGATTTCATGCAAACCAACGTTGTTGGCACTTACATCCTGCTGGAATGCTGCCGGGATTATTGGGACGCGCTGCCGCCTGCGGCGCAGTCGCGGTTTCGGTTCCTGCACGTTTCAACCGACGAGGTGTACGGCGATTTGCCACGCCCCGGTGAGGCCGGCTACGACCCTTCGCACCGCTTTAGCGAACGCAGCGCGCACGCGCCGAACAACCCCTATGCCGCGTCTAAAGCAGCCAGCGACCATCTGGTTCGGGCGTGGCACCGCACTTACGGGTTGCCGGTGCTCATCAGCCATTGCTCCAACAACTACGGCCCGTTTCAGTTCCCGGAGAAGTTGATTCCGCTCGCCATCGGCCGGGCGCTGCAACAGCGGCCGATTCCGGTGTACGGCAATGGCGAGCAAATTCGGGATTGGCTGTACGTCGATGACCACGCGCGGGCGTTGTACCGGGTGTTAACGCAGGGTCGGGTGGGGGAAAGCTACAACCTGGGCGGCGACAACGAGGTGACTAATCTCGCATTGGTGCGTCGCCTGTGCGCCCTGCTGGATCAACTGAAACCGGCGGCGCAGGCTTATGCGCAGCTGATCGAATTTGTCGCCGACCGGCCCGGCCACGACCGGCGTTACGCCATCGACCACACGAAGGCCTCCACCGAACTTGGCTGGCAACCCGAGACCGACTTTGACGCCGGTTTGAATGCCACCGTCGCCTGGTACGTCAGTCATCCGGATTGGTTTGATCCGCGCGTCTGA